One genomic region from Hemiscyllium ocellatum isolate sHemOce1 chromosome 13, sHemOce1.pat.X.cur, whole genome shotgun sequence encodes:
- the LOC132821421 gene encoding zinc finger protein ZIC 1, protein MLLDAGPQYPTLGVTTFGSSRHHSTGDVNDREVGLGINPFADGMGAFKISPSTHDLASGQTAFTSQAPGYAAALGHHPSHVSSYSSAAFNSTRDFLFRNRGFGEAAASAGHSLFASAAAAGSFAGPHGHTDAAGHLLFPGLHEQPTSHASSNAHVMNGQMRLGFSGDMYGRADQYSQVTSPRSDHYASTQLHSYGPMNMNMAAHHGAGAFFRYMRQPIKQELICKWVEPEQLTNPKKSCNKTFSTMHELVTHVTVEHVGGPEQSNHICFWEECSREGKPFKAKYKLVNHIRVHTGEKPFPCPFPGCGKVFARSENLKIHKRTHTGEKPFKCEFEGCDRRFANSSDRKKHMHVHTSDKPYLCKMCDKSYTHPSSLRKHMKVHEASSQGSQPSPAASSGYESSTPPTIVSPSTENQTNSSMSPTSSAVHHTSNHSTLSSNFNEWYV, encoded by the exons ATGCTTTTGGACGCTGGACCTCAATATCCTACTCTTGGAGTGACTACCTTCGGCTCATCTCGACATCACTCAACAGGCGATGTCAACGACCGAGAAGTAGGGCTGGGGATCAATCCTTTCGCTGACGGGATGGGCGCTTTTAAGATCAGCCCCAGCACTCACGATCTCGCATCGGGTCAAACTGCCTTCACATCGCAGGCTCCGGGTTAcgccgctgctctgggacaccATCCGAGCCATGTGAGTTCGTACAGCAGCGCAGCGTTCAACTCGACCCGGGACTTTCTGTTTCGCAACCGGGGCTTTGGGGAAGCGGCGGCCAGCGCCGGCCACAGTCTGTTCGCCTCAGCGGCTGCTGCGGGCAGCTTCGCCGGACCTCATGGACATACTGACGCCGCGGGGCACCTACTCTTCCCGGGTCTTCACGAGCAACCGACCAGCCACGCTTCGTCCAATGCACATGTGATGAACGGCCAAATGCGCTTAGGTTTTTCAGGGGACATGTACGGCAGAGCAGACCAGTACAGTCAAGTTACTAGTCCCAGATCGGACCACTACGCTTCGACCCAGCTACACAGCTATGGCCCCATGAACATGAACATGGCGGCCCATCATGGGGCCGGGGCCTTCTTTCGTTATATGAGGCAACCCATTAAACAAGAACTCATATGTAAATGGGTAGAGCCCGAGCAGTTGACGAATCCTAAAAAATCCTGCAACAAAACTTTTAGCACAATGCACGAACTGGTTACTCACGTAACAGTGGAACACGTTGGGGGACCAGAACAGTCGAATCATATCTGTTTCTGGGAAGAGTGTTCACGAGAGGGAAAGCCTTTCAAAGCCAAATATAAACTTGTAAATCACATCAGAGTCCACACTGGCGAGAAACCATTCCCCTGTCCATTCCCTGGCTGTGGGAAAGTCTTTGCCAGATCAGAAAATCTCAAGATCCACAAGAGAACTCACACAG GCGAGAAACCGTTCAAGTGCGAGTTCGAAGGGTGCGATAGGCGTTTCGCTAACAGCAGCGACCGTAAGAAGCACATGCACGTGCACACTTCCGACAAGCCGTACCTCTGCAAAATGTGTGACAAGTCCTACACTCATCCCAGCTCTCTGCGAAAACACATGAAG GTTCACGAAGCATCCTCTCAAGGATCACAGCCTTCTCCAGCGGCAAGTTCCGGCTACGAGTCCTCAACACCCCCCACCATCGTGTCGCCCTCCACAGAAAACCAGACCAACAGTTCAATGTCCCCAACATCTTCTGCAGTCCACCACACGTCCAACCACAGCACGCTTTCATCGAACTTTAACGAATGGTACGTTTAA